The segment CAAAGTTGGCTGCCGTGACCGTCCCCGCACTTGTGGCAACCAGGCGGCCAATTTGCGCCTGATCACTATAGCTTTTTAGGACGATTTCTTTCATGTTTAACATGATTTCTAAGACATCCTCTCTGACCCCTGGAATGGTAGCAAATTCGTGATTTACCCCTGCAATCCGGATCGCTGTGACGGCGGCTCCTTGCAAGTTAGCCAGTAACACCCGTCGTAAAGCGTTGCCGACGGTGGTTCCCTGACCCCTCGCTAGAGGTTCTAGGACAAACTTACTATATTGACTTTGATTTTTCTGAGTCTTAGATTCTATACACTCAATTTGAAACTGCGCCACTACCATGACCTCCCTTCATTGTCAAATGCCTCCAAGACGCGAATGTCCGCGCCTATTGCAACGCCAAAAGCCCACGATCGCAAGTTAAAGCATAGGTTAAGACATGGGGAAAAGTTCAAACCCTGTTGATCAACTTTTGCCTGTTGCCTGTTGCCTTCCGCGTCAGCGTGATGACCGTTGGCTACACTCTGCGTCGTTTGGGTGGACGACAACCGTTGTGAGGAATGGGAGTAACGTCCCGAATCAGGGTAATTTCTAATCCGGCTCCTTGAAGCGCCCGGATGGCCGTTTCTCGTCCGGCTCCTGGACCGCTCACCATGACTTCAATTTGCCGCATTCCCTGGTCGATAGCTCGACGGGCTGCCGCATCGGCTGCGGTTTGGGCAGCAAACGGGGTTCCTTTTTTGGCTCCCTTGAACCCACTTGATCCAGCCGAAGCCCAAGAAACGACATCCCCTTTGGTGTCAGCAATGGTGACGATCGTATTATTGAAGGTAGACTGGATGTGGGCGATGCCGTTAGGAACGTTTTTCTTTTGTTTTTTTGTACCGGTTTTTTTGGTAGGTCGCGCCATAATGTTTGACTGAAATTTGCCTCTAACTCTATTACCAATCGTAATAATGGATTATTTCTTGGATGGGGCTTTTTTCTTCCCAGCCACGGTCACTCGTCGGCCCCGACGGGTACGAGCGTTGGTTCGAGTCCGTTGCCCCCGTACAGGTAGTCCTTGACGATGACGACGACCCCGATAAGTGCCGATATCGGCTAATCGCTTGATGTTCATCGCTTCCCAACGTCTCAAATCCCCTTCGATTTGATAGTTGGTTTCGATGTAAGCCCGTAAATTAGCGACTTCTTCATCGGTTAAGTCCCTAACTCGGGTATCGGGGTTAACCCCGGTTTCCGCTAAAATTTCTTGAGATCTTGAGAGACCAATGCCAAATAGATAAGTTAAACCGATTTCAACTCGCTTATCTCGAGGCAGGTCTACACCAGCTATCCTCGCCACGTTGTTTGCTCCTGAGTACTGAGTGTTCTGATTGGTTGTTGGTGTGCCTAATTGAAGAATTGCCTAAGCTGCTATGATGATGGCTCCTAACCTTGACGTTGCTTGTGTTTAGGATTAGAACAAATCACCATCACCCGACCCCTTCGTCGGATTACGCGACATTTCTCACACATTTTTTTGACGGATGCTCTAACTTTCATTGTGTTTTCTACAGCTTTGACTGCAAGCTTATTATTATAACAAAAATTGTGTTTGAAGTCAGCTAATTATAAGGATTTTTTTTGGGTATTTGCCCTTAGATAACTCTTGCTAACTTTTTACTTCTTGCCTTTGAGTCGATAGGTAATTCTTCCTTTGCTTAAGTCGTAGGGGGTTAATTCTACTTTGACGCGATCGCCGGGCAGAATTTTAATGTAGTTACGACGGATTTTCCCGGAAATATGGGCGAGAACGTTATGCCCATTATCGAGATCGACGCGAAACATCGCATTAGGAAGGGATTCCGTGACGGTTCCTTCCATTTCAATTAAATCTTGTTTAGACACAATCTGATCCCTCAAATGGTACACTTCAAGCTAGATCTATCTTGATCTTCTGGGTTAATATTTTCAGACAAGACGATCCGCAGGCGTTATATTCGCCCTTTCTTCCCTATCTTATCAAAGATTTTGGCTCATGGCTCCTCCTAATTGGGTTAACATAACAATTGACTCTTTCGGGACTAGGCTGTTACGATTTGCTTTAAGGAAGCAGTGACGACTTCTGGGGAAGGACTGCCATCAATCGAACATAGTCTGCCTCGCCCTTGGTAATAATCAATGACTGGCTTAGTCTGTTCTCGATAGACTTCTAGGCGATGGCGGATGGTTACTTCATTATCGTCTTTGCGTCCTCTTAACAGAAGTCGTTCAATGAGTAGCTCATCAGGCACGTCTAAATTGATGGCCTGGTCAGAGAACTGGGATAATTCCGCGAGTAATTCCTCTAAAAAAGTAGCTTGGGCAACATTACGCGGAAAACCGTCTAAAATCCAACCGTTTTGGCTATCAGACCGACCTAGACGTTCTCGAATTAAGTCCAAAAGCAACTCATCAGGAACTAAATCCCCTCTATCAACGTAAATTTGGGCTTTTTGTCCCAAATCACTCTGTTGGGCAATCGCTTGCCGTAACATCTCTCCGGTGGAAATGTGAGGGATTTGTAGCTGTTTTGATAACAGTTCAGCTTGAGTTCCTTTGCCTGAACCCGGAGGTCCTAAAAAAATTAATCCCTTGGCTTGATTCATGGATATTACTCATGGATAGGGTCTGAATGTGGGTCAAAAAAGGACTCATCAGGGTTAATTCCTGACCAGTCCTGCTTTAACTATTGTTTAACCATCCCTTCATAGCGTTGGGAAATGACATAGGTTTGAATTTGTTTGGCCGTATCAATGGCGACCCCTACTAAAATCAGAAGAGAGGTTGCCCCCAATCCCTGAAAGGTAGTGACACCAGTAGCTCCTTCGACTAAAGTAGGAACCGTCGCTACAACACTCAAAAAAACCGCTCCCAAGAAGGTCAGACGGTTGAGAACGCCTTCTAAATATTGTTTCGTTTTTTCTCCTGGCCGAATCCCTGGAATACTCGCTCCCATCTTTTTAAGATTTTTCGAGACATCTTCAGGATTAACGATCAAAGAGGCGTAGAAATAGCTAAAAAACAGAATTAAGAGGGAATAAACCCCAATATAAGTCCAGCTTCCCGGTTGCAGCGCATTGGCAATTTGTACAAGTACCTGACTCACTGTGCCTTGATTACCAAAAAATCCAGCGAGAGATTGGGGTAAAATCAAAACAGCCGAGGCAAAAATAATGGGCATGACTCCGCCTTGATTCAACCGTAAGGGCAAATAACTGGTGCGTTCTCGATACAAGCGTCGGCCAACCTGACGACGAGCCGAAATAATGGGAATCCGTCGGGTTCCCTCTTGAACAAAAACAATGCCCACAATCATGATCAAGAAGACAAACAGGAGGATAACCACCTGAGCCACGGCTTGACGACCCCCGGTTTGGGCGTAATCAATGGTATTACCGAGGGTTCTCGGTAAACTGGCCACAATACTGACAAAAATCAATAAAGAGGCTCCATTACCAATACCTCGTTCCGTGATGATTTCTGAAAGCCACATGACAAACATGGAACCCGCCGTCAAAGCGATAACCGTTTCAACGACGAACCAAGCACTATTATTGAAGGCGTAGGGTCGTAATAACCCAATGGTAATACCCATGCTTTGAATAACAGCCCAACCCAAGGAAACATAGCGAGTATATTGGGCAATTTTTCGTCGTCCTGCTTCGCCTTCATTTTTTTGTAAATCTTCCAGAGCAGGAATAGCAGCCGTTAATAGCTGTATGATAATGGAGGCGTTAATGTAAGGAAGGATGCCCAGAGCAAAGATGCCCAAGGTAGAAATCCCCCCTCCAGTAAAAATATCCAAAAAGCCGAGGACGGGACTGCTGCTGATGGCAGCAGCAAACGCTTCTCGGTCAATGCCTGGAATGGGGATAAAAATGCCGAAACGGACTAAAATTAATAAACCAATAGTAATCAGTAACCGACCTCGAAGGCCGGCTGCTTGAGCCATTTGTAAAAATGTCTCTTGCGCTGTGGGGGTTTTATCTCGACTGACAACCATTAATGGCTACCTCAGTTATTATTTATCATTTCTTAACTTATCAATTATTCATCCTTTTCGGTATCCTGTTGGGACTTGCGAGATAGCACTTCCCAACTGCCCCCGGTGGCGGCGATTTTTTCTTGAGCACTTTTGCTAAAAGCAGCTGCTTTAACCGTTAAGGCTTTCGTCAAGGTGCCATCCCCTAAAACCTTCAACGGACCGTCATTGGTGGTAATAATGCCTTGTTCCATCAAACTTTCGAGGGTGACTTCTGTATTCGGCTCTAGGGACTCCAATTTACCGACATTGATGATGGTGTAATGTTTGGGATTAACCAAAGGAAAGTGCTTTAATTTAGGAATACGGCGATAGAGGGGCATTTGTCCCCCTTCAAAGCCAGCTTTTGTTCCCGTTCCTGAGCGAGATTTTTGACCTCGCATCCCAAAACCGCAACTAGCCCCTTGTCCAGCAGAAATGCCCCGACCAACGCGACGACGTCGTTTTGTGGAGCCTTCTTTGGGGGTAACTTCATGGATTCTCATAACTTTTTGTAGGTTGTAATGATTCTTTAAACCGTTCAAACCTTAAGCCTTCTTGGCTTAAGTGTAGAGGTGTTCGAGGGGAACGCCTCGTTCTTGGGCAACTTCAGAGAACGTCCGCAGACCTTCAAGGGCGTTAATCACTGCCCTAGCGTTGTTGAGGGGGTTACTCGACCCCAGTTGTTTAGCCAAGATGTTTTTGACTCCTGCCAATTCCAGGACAGTACGGACTGCGCCCCCAGCAATTACCCCAGTCCCTGGTGCAGCCGGTCTAACGATGACTTTGGCTCCGCCAGAAACCCCTCTCGTAATGTGAGTAATCGAGCTTGCTTTGGTTAAGGATACGTCAATGAGTTGTTTTTTGCCATCAGCGACCCCTTTACGGACGGCTCCGATGACATCGCCAGCTTTACCGACACCCACGCCTACTTGGCCATTTTCATTGCCTACGACAACAATGGCGCGGAAGCTCAATTTTTTCCCGCCTTTGACCACTTTACTGACCCGACGAATTTGGATAACCCGTTCTTGCCAGTTGGTTTCTTTGGCTTTCGTTCGGCTGCTTTTACGACGTTTTGCCATGGTTTCTACCTAAATTAACTGCAAAAAAAGAGAATGTGTTGTCCTGTGTTTAAAACTGCAAACCAGCTTCACGGGCTGCATCAGCTAAGGCTTTGACTCGTCCGTGATAAAGGTTACCGCCGCGATCAAACACGACTTGTTCAATTCCTTGGGCTAAAGCGCGTTCGGCCACTAATTTACCAACGGCGGCGGAGGCTTCACAGGTGGAGCCAGAGCTTAAGGATTTTTTCAAATCCGGTTCGACGGTGGAAGCCGCGGCGATGGTATGTTGTCCCACATCGTCAATGATCTGGGCATAGATATGAAGATTGGAACGGAAAACTGCCAAACGCGGACAGTTGGGAGTCCCATTGACTTTTTTGCGAATCCGTCGATGACGGCGTTGCACTGATTCTTTGCGTGAGAGTTTCATAGTTATTTCTTACCGGTCTTACCAGCTTTACGTCTAACAAATTCATCACTGTAACGAATCCCTTTGCCTTTATAGACTTCTGGGGGACGGACGGCACGAATTTCGGCGGAGACGTTGCCAACAATTTCTTTATCGATGCCGCTCACAATGACGAGGGTGTTATTTTCCACAGCCACCTGAATCCCGGCGGGCATGGTCATTTCAACGGGTTTACTGTAGCCCACGTTGAGGGTGAGTTTAGTCCCTTGAACTTGAGCACGATAGCCCACCCCTTGGATGCTTAAGCGTTTTTCAAAGCCTTTGGAGACTCCTTCAACCATGTTGGCCACCAGGGTACGGGTCAGTCCATGACGTTCACGGGCGGTACGGGAATCGTCTTCGCGTTGTACCAGCAGGGTGTCATTTTCTTGGACGACGTTGACTTTATCGGGTAACGTACGCTCTAAGGATCCTTTAGGTCCTTTAACGGCGACGTGCTGTCCTTGGATGTCGATGGTGACTTTGTTGGGGATAGGAATCGGGCGTTTACCAATACGAGACATAGTTGATAATTGATAGTTGATAGTTGATAGTTGATAGTTGATAGTTGAAATTCTTCACTATTCACTATTCACTCAAAGGCCTACCAGATGTAGCAAAGGATTTCGCCGCCCACGTTTTGCCGTCTGGCTTCTCGATCAGTCATGATGCCTTTGGAGGTGGAAACGATCGCAATACCGATTCCTCCGAGTACCCGAGGCAGGTCTTTACAGTTGGAGTAGACCCTTAATCCAGGTTTACTGACCCGTTTGAGCATATTAATGATGGGCTGACGGTTTTTGTCTTTGTATTTGAGGGTGAGGACGAGGTATTTTTGAACCCCCTCTCCGGTTTCTTCAAAACCCTCAATAAAGCCTTCTTCTTTGAGAACTTGGGCAATGCTACGGGTCATTTTGGTGGTCGGCACTTGAGTGGTGGGGTGCCGGACTGCACAAGCATTGCGGATGCGAGTGAGCATATCTGAGATGGTGTCGTTAGGTGCCATTAGTACCGATGATTTTCTCCTATAAAGTCGCCAATTAATTAGGTGCGGAAGGGCATTCCCAGTTCTTTGAGGAGGGCGCGTCCTTCTTCATCTGTTTGGGCGGTGGTAATGATTGAAACGTCCATCCCGCGAATTTGATCGATGGTGTCGTAGTCAATTTCGGGGAAGATCAGTTGTTCCCGAATGCCGAGGCTGTAGTTTCCCCGTCCGTCGAAGCTTTTGGCACTGATGCCGCGAAAATCTCGAATCCGGGGCAACGCCAAGTTAATCAGGCGATCAAGAAAGGCGTACATCCGATCTGAGCGTAGTGTTACCATCACCCCGACGGGCATTCCTTGACGAATTTTGAAACCCGCGATCGCTTTTTTTGCACGAGTGACCACGGGTTTTTGTCCAGTGATGGTAGAGAGTTCGTTAATGGAAGATTCTAGGGCTTTAGCGTTTTGAGACGCTTCTCCTAGTCCTCGGTTAACGGTAATCTTGACCACTTTGGGGACTTCGTGGGGATTTTTGTAGCTAAACTGTTCAGTGAGTTTAGGAACAATGGTATCTTGATAAACTTGTTTAAGTCGTTGAGGCATGGTGTTTTTGTCCTTATTTTCCCTGGGCTTGGTCAGGGTTCAATGAAGTCAGAAGTTGACTGGCTAGTGACTAATCGATGATTTCGCCCGTTTTTTTGAGCATTCTTACTTTACGCCCTTCTTCGGTGAAGGTGTAGGAGACGCGACTGGCGACTTGTTCTTTGGTGGAATAAAGCATGACGTTAGAACTGTGAATCGGGGCTTCAAAGGTGGAAATTTGCCCGGATTCTCCTTCTTGTTGGGGTTTAACGTGCTTAGTTCTCACATTCACCCCTTGAACGACAACGGTACTGGTAGTGGGATCGGTTTTGACAACTTCCCCGACTTTGCCTTTGTCGCGTCCGGAAATCACCTGAACGGTGTCACCTTTTTTGACGTGCATTTTGTACCGTTTGGGGGTTTGGTTTTTTTTCTTATAGCTCATTAGAGTACCTCCGGAGCCAGAGAAACGATTTTGGTGTAGTTTTTATCGCGTAATTCCCGCGCAACGGGACCAAAAACACGGGTTCCTTTGGGATTTCCGTCATTGTTGATAATGACGGCGGCGTTATCGTCAAACCGGATACTCATGCCACTGGCCCGTCTGACAGGTTGGCGAGTGCGTACGATGACGGCTCTAACAATCTCTGACCGTTTAATGGGCATATTGGGGATGGCATCTTTGACCACGGCAATGATCACATCTCCAATTTCGCCGTAGCGGCAGTTTCCGGTTCCCAGGACTCGTAAACACATTAATTTACGGGCCCCACTGTTATCAGCGACATTCAGATAGGTTTGCTGTTGAATCACGGCGGTAACTTGGGGATTAATGGGACGTTAAGATTTCTGCCACAACCCAGCGTTTGGTTTTACTCAGAGGTCGCGTTTCTTGAATACGGACGCGATCGCCTTCTTGACACTGGTTTTCTTGGTCGTGGGCTTTGAATTTTTTGGTTTTTACGACGATTTTGCCGTATTTGGGGTGAGGTGAGCGGTTTTCAATGGCAACCACGACGGTTTTATCCATTTTATTACTCACAACAACTCCCACTCTTTCTTTAACTGCCATAATCAGTCTATTCCTCTTCTGGCGTAACGGATGGGGCTGACTGGGCTTGAAGTTGACGTTCTCGTTCCACAGTCATGAGTTGTGCCAACCGATGGCGAGTGTGCTTAAATTCATGGGTTTTTTCTAAGCGGTTGGTGGCTTTTTGAAATCTTAGGGTAAATAGCTGACGCTTGGCGGCTAAGATTTCCTCCACCAGTTCCTCATCGTTGAGCTTTCTGGCATCTTCTATCTTGGGCAGGGGCATAATTTTAAATGTATTCCTCCGCTTTGGTAATAAATTTGGTCTTAATCGGCAGTTTTTGAGCCGCTAGACGCATGGCTTCCCGGGCAATGGGTTCGGAAACACCGTCTAACTCGAACATAATGCGTCCGGGTTTGACCACAGCAACCCAATATTCAGGGGACCCTTTTCCTGATCCCATCCGAGTTTCAGCCGGGCGCATGGTAACGGGTTTATCGGGAAAAATACGAATCCAAATCTTACCACCCCGTTTGATATAACGGGTCATTGCCCGACGGGCGGCTTCAATTTGGCGCGAAGTGATCCAACAGGGTTCGGTAGCCTGTAGGGCATAGTCACCAAAATTAATGGTGCTGCCTCGGTAGGCCATCCCCCGCATCCGTCCGCGCTGTTGTTTGCGAAATTTAGTTCTTCTAGGACTAAGCATGGTAATTACCGTTAATAGT is part of the Rippkaea orientalis PCC 8801 genome and harbors:
- the rplF gene encoding 50S ribosomal protein L6, whose protein sequence is MSRIGKRPIPIPNKVTIDIQGQHVAVKGPKGSLERTLPDKVNVVQENDTLLVQREDDSRTARERHGLTRTLVANMVEGVSKGFEKRLSIQGVGYRAQVQGTKLTLNVGYSKPVEMTMPAGIQVAVENNTLVIVSGIDKEIVGNVSAEIRAVRPPEVYKGKGIRYSDEFVRRKAGKTGKK
- the rpmJ gene encoding 50S ribosomal protein L36; the encoded protein is MKVRASVKKMCEKCRVIRRRGRVMVICSNPKHKQRQG
- the rpmC gene encoding 50S ribosomal protein L29 — protein: MPLPKIEDARKLNDEELVEEILAAKRQLFTLRFQKATNRLEKTHEFKHTRHRLAQLMTVERERQLQAQSAPSVTPEEE
- the rplX gene encoding 50S ribosomal protein L24 — translated: MSYKKKNQTPKRYKMHVKKGDTVQVISGRDKGKVGEVVKTDPTTSTVVVQGVNVRTKHVKPQQEGESGQISTFEAPIHSSNVMLYSTKEQVASRVSYTFTEEGRKVRMLKKTGEIID
- the rpsM gene encoding 30S ribosomal protein S13, which encodes MARIAGVDLPRDKRVEIGLTYLFGIGLSRSQEILAETGVNPDTRVRDLTDEEVANLRAYIETNYQIEGDLRRWEAMNIKRLADIGTYRGRRHRQGLPVRGQRTRTNARTRRGRRVTVAGKKKAPSKK
- the infA gene encoding translation initiation factor IF-1; translation: MSKQDLIEMEGTVTESLPNAMFRVDLDNGHNVLAHISGKIRRNYIKILPGDRVKVELTPYDLSKGRITYRLKGKK
- the rpsE gene encoding 30S ribosomal protein S5; its protein translation is MAKRRKSSRTKAKETNWQERVIQIRRVSKVVKGGKKLSFRAIVVVGNENGQVGVGVGKAGDVIGAVRKGVADGKKQLIDVSLTKASSITHITRGVSGGAKVIVRPAAPGTGVIAGGAVRTVLELAGVKNILAKQLGSSNPLNNARAVINALEGLRTFSEVAQERGVPLEHLYT
- the rplP gene encoding 50S ribosomal protein L16, which codes for MLSPRRTKFRKQQRGRMRGMAYRGSTINFGDYALQATEPCWITSRQIEAARRAMTRYIKRGGKIWIRIFPDKPVTMRPAETRMGSGKGSPEYWVAVVKPGRIMFELDGVSEPIAREAMRLAAQKLPIKTKFITKAEEYI
- the rpsH gene encoding 30S ribosomal protein S8 → MAPNDTISDMLTRIRNACAVRHPTTQVPTTKMTRSIAQVLKEEGFIEGFEETGEGVQKYLVLTLKYKDKNRQPIINMLKRVSKPGLRVYSNCKDLPRVLGGIGIAIVSTSKGIMTDREARRQNVGGEILCYIW
- the rplE gene encoding 50S ribosomal protein L5 yields the protein MPQRLKQVYQDTIVPKLTEQFSYKNPHEVPKVVKITVNRGLGEASQNAKALESSINELSTITGQKPVVTRAKKAIAGFKIRQGMPVGVMVTLRSDRMYAFLDRLINLALPRIRDFRGISAKSFDGRGNYSLGIREQLIFPEIDYDTIDQIRGMDVSIITTAQTDEEGRALLKELGMPFRT
- the rplN gene encoding 50S ribosomal protein L14; its protein translation is MIQQQTYLNVADNSGARKLMCLRVLGTGNCRYGEIGDVIIAVVKDAIPNMPIKRSEIVRAVIVRTRQPVRRASGMSIRFDDNAAVIINNDGNPKGTRVFGPVARELRDKNYTKIVSLAPEVL
- the rpsK gene encoding 30S ribosomal protein S11 encodes the protein MARPTKKTGTKKQKKNVPNGIAHIQSTFNNTIVTIADTKGDVVSWASAGSSGFKGAKKGTPFAAQTAADAAARRAIDQGMRQIEVMVSGPGAGRETAIRALQGAGLEITLIRDVTPIPHNGCRPPKRRRV
- the rpsQ gene encoding 30S ribosomal protein S17, whose product is MAVKERVGVVVSNKMDKTVVVAIENRSPHPKYGKIVVKTKKFKAHDQENQCQEGDRVRIQETRPLSKTKRWVVAEILTSH
- a CDS encoding adenylate kinase, giving the protein MNQAKGLIFLGPPGSGKGTQAELLSKQLQIPHISTGEMLRQAIAQQSDLGQKAQIYVDRGDLVPDELLLDLIRERLGRSDSQNGWILDGFPRNVAQATFLEELLAELSQFSDQAINLDVPDELLIERLLLRGRKDDNEVTIRHRLEVYREQTKPVIDYYQGRGRLCSIDGSPSPEVVTASLKQIVTA
- the rplO gene encoding 50S ribosomal protein L15, whose translation is MRIHEVTPKEGSTKRRRRVGRGISAGQGASCGFGMRGQKSRSGTGTKAGFEGGQMPLYRRIPKLKHFPLVNPKHYTIINVGKLESLEPNTEVTLESLMEQGIITTNDGPLKVLGDGTLTKALTVKAAAFSKSAQEKIAATGGSWEVLSRKSQQDTEKDE
- the secY gene encoding preprotein translocase subunit SecY: MVVSRDKTPTAQETFLQMAQAAGLRGRLLITIGLLILVRFGIFIPIPGIDREAFAAAISSSPVLGFLDIFTGGGISTLGIFALGILPYINASIIIQLLTAAIPALEDLQKNEGEAGRRKIAQYTRYVSLGWAVIQSMGITIGLLRPYAFNNSAWFVVETVIALTAGSMFVMWLSEIITERGIGNGASLLIFVSIVASLPRTLGNTIDYAQTGGRQAVAQVVILLFVFLIMIVGIVFVQEGTRRIPIISARRQVGRRLYRERTSYLPLRLNQGGVMPIIFASAVLILPQSLAGFFGNQGTVSQVLVQIANALQPGSWTYIGVYSLLILFFSYFYASLIVNPEDVSKNLKKMGASIPGIRPGEKTKQYLEGVLNRLTFLGAVFLSVVATVPTLVEGATGVTTFQGLGATSLLILVGVAIDTAKQIQTYVISQRYEGMVKQ
- the rplR gene encoding 50S ribosomal protein L18 gives rise to the protein MKLSRKESVQRRHRRIRKKVNGTPNCPRLAVFRSNLHIYAQIIDDVGQHTIAAASTVEPDLKKSLSSGSTCEASAAVGKLVAERALAQGIEQVVFDRGGNLYHGRVKALADAAREAGLQF